The Planctomycetaceae bacterium genome includes the window ATCGGCGGCGTCAGGGACACGCACAACGGAGTTGTGCGTGGCACCCTCCTTCGCAGACACTGAGCTCCCCGTTCCCTGGCTCCCGGTTCCCTTTCTACCTCGACAGCACGTACTCGGCCAGGTCATCCAACTGCTGTTTTGTCAATTTGCTGGTGATCCCGTGTTTGTCGTTAGGGTTGAACTTCGTCAGCACATCGGTCATGGTCGCGGCGCGGCCGTCGAACAGATACGGGGCGGTGCGCCAGACTTCGGTCAGCTTGGTGGTGTAAAACTTCGTTGGGCCTTTGGCGTCGGTCAGGCCGATGTCGTGGGGCTTTTCGTCGGTGCCCAGGGCGCCGCTGTGGCAGGCGGCACAGCCAGCCGATTCGAAAAGCTTCTCGCCGCGCAGCGCCGATTCGCTGAGCTTGCCGCCAACGAGGCGCGGGCTGGGGACCGGGGCGAGGCTTCGCAGGTAGGCCTCGATGTCCGCGGCGGCGGCTTCGTCCATGCCGCTCATCTGGATGTGGCGGATGCCCGCCCGGACGGCGTCGGCCGACTTGGCCCGCACGCCGGAGATCATCACCGGCGCCGCCTGGTGCGTCAGCAGCAGGCTTCGGGTGTTCTTGGCATTGCCGTACCCGTCATTGAGCAGGTCCCAGTTCAGCGCGTCGGCGCGCACGTCCGGATGGCAGCTCGCGCAGCTCTGCCAGTTCTGGAAGCAACTCAGCGCGTCATTGAACAGCCGCTCCCCCCGCCGCGGCGGCGACTCCTTCGGCGCCGGCCCCACCGCGACGCTGACGGCTTTAGCGCCGGGCCGCGAAGGATCGAGCACCGCCAGGGTGTCGGTGAAATACTCAGCCGCAATCGCGTTGGCGCCGGCGAAGACCACACCTCGCGGACCGACGCCCTTGAGCGCCACACGCCGGCGGATGCCCGCCAGGAACGCCAAGTCGTTGCGCACCTCGGCCGACCGCGCGGGGCCTGCCTTGGCGGCTTCGGCGAGTTTGGCCAACATCGCCGGCGCGTCGATCACGCTGAACTCGTTGGTCCCGGCGTGCGACACGCAGATCTGCTTGCCATCGGCTGACCATGCGACGCCCCACGGATTGGCCGCCCCGCGGTCCAGGTCGTCCAGCAGCACCGTGTTGAGCAGCGAGGCGGAGGCTGTCTCGATGACGCTCAGGGCATTGGTGTTCATCCAGCCGCGATCCAGTTGCGTGGTGGGCAGGTGATGCCTGGCCAGGATATGCGTCACGGCAGCATAGGCCCCGTCAGGCGAGAGGCACACGCCTCGCAAACCGGTGGAACCATCGGGCAAGGCGACTTCGACGCTCTTGCCCGTCGCGATGTCGATGACGCAGACCACTGCCGCGGCGGCGGCGCCGATTGCTGGGCCGGCGGGCAGGTGGTTCGCCACGATGAGCTTGCGCCCGTCGGGCGTGATGACGACGGCGACAGGCTCACGCGAAGCCGCAAGCGGCCGAGGCGCGGCGGCGCCATCGCAAGAAATTGTCAGCACGCGGTTGTTGAAGCGGTCGCAGACGTAGACGGTTTTGCCGTCGGGCGAACAGACCGGCGCCGTGGGCGAGTGGCCTGCGGGCTTGGCCCATCGCTGCGCGCCGCGTTCGTCGAAGGCGACCAACTGCCCCTCGCCCAGGCCGCACGTCGCGTAGATCGTCTTGCCGTCAGCCGAGAGCGCCACGCCCGTAGCGGCGGCCGGCAGCGGATACTGCAGCACCACCTTGCCGGCGGCAAGGTCCACCGCCAGCAGCTTGGGCGCCGTGGCGGCGGCCACGTATACCATGCGCCCGTCCGTGCCCGCCGCCAGGGCCAGCGGCGAGAGGGGCTCGTCGGCGGCGCCGGCAGGCGCGGCTGCCAGCACGCATGAAAGAAGCATCGCCAGGATACATGCCACTGTTAGGGCACGGTCGGGGAGCATGGGCGAGACGCCCATGCCACACCGAAAGAGCATGGGCGGGACGCCCATGCCACGCGCGGGGGGACGCAGCAATCTCGATGGGCAACTCATTGCGGCCTCGCGACGGTTTGTGCCTGGTCTTTGAACGGGTAGAACTTTCGCCCTTCGATCAGGGCCTTGCGGGCCTGCTGCTCGGTGCTGAGCATCTGCTCATAGATATTCTGGCGCCGGGCTTCTTCGCCGTCGTACGTGAAGCCGGGCATCTCGGGTCCGGGGCGCTTTCGCATTCGCTCGGCGCCGCCGCGGATGATCGCCAGCGCTTCCTGGTACTTGGCCGGGTCTTTCTCTTTCAGCCCATTCAGGCACGGGCTCATCTCCGGGCGGCCGAAGTCGACCTCGCTGGCGTTGCCGGCGGCGCGATGGAGTCGGCCGAGTTCTTCATCGCTCAGCGGCGAACGTCCGTAGCGGTTGTCGCGGTACGCCGTGGCGTACTCGTTGTAGTACGGGCCGTTGATGTCGATCCACGTCACGAGGCGGTCGTAGCTTTCCTTGTCGAGCTTGACGCCGTGATGGCCGGACCGCACCACCTTCATGAGCCCGCTGGCGTGCGAGCCCCACGAGTACGGCATCTGCACCTGCGAAGGCCCGGCCCCGATCGAGCCGACCAGCTTCTTGCTCCAGAGCTGGGTATACGAGACGTTGAACGTGTGCCGCGGCCCGCCCGAGAGGTTCAGCTTTTCGCCGGCGGGCTTGCCGTAGTCGTGGCACGAGACGCAGTTCTTGTCCAGGACCGGCTGAACTTCGATGTAATAGCTGAACGTGCGGGCCGGACCATACCACGGCTGCAACTGCTGCGCCGGCTTGGTCATCGCCAGCAGCGGCGAGTTGGGGGCGGCCGCGCGGCGGTCATCATGGCAACCGACGCAGCCCTGCGTTTCGCCGGGGCGCACCATCGTGCCCGAGCGCATCGACTGGATCATCATCCCCTGCTCGTCGAGGAGCTGAAAGTACACGAAGCGGTCAGCGGGCACCTTGAAGTACGCGCTGCCGTCGGCCTCGACCGGCACGGTGCCCAGGATGCGCTTGTTGATGAAATCGTGCCATCCGATGGCGGGCGACTCGCTGCCCTGGCCGCCGTACGCCGGGTGCGTCCAGTGGCGTTTCTCGGGGCTCTCGACCACGCGGAGATACTTCACCGCCCCGGGTTTGACCGTTTCCATGCCCGTGCCGCGATAGACGTTGGCGATGTAAAACGCCCCGTCGCTCTTGCGCAGGTCGACGCGGCTGGGCACCACCGGCGGGCGGGGGCGTGCGGCCAGCGGCATCGGGTCGTAGCAGCCCGGCGCTTCGCTGTGCAGCACGATCTCGTTGCCGAAGGTGTCCAGCAGCACGATGCTCATCTGCTCGCCGGGCCCGGTCAGCTTCGAGACCAGGAAATACTTGCCGTCATCGCCCAGGGGGCATGGGTCCTCGTACCGCGTGGGCACGCGCATCATGGTGTCCCAGCGCCCGCCGCCGTCGGTCGAGAC containing:
- a CDS encoding c-type cytochrome, whose protein sequence is MLLSCVLAAAPAGAADEPLSPLALAAGTDGRMVYVAAATAPKLLAVDLAAGKVVLQYPLPAAATGVALSADGKTIYATCGLGEGQLVAFDERGAQRWAKPAGHSPTAPVCSPDGKTVYVCDRFNNRVLTISCDGAAAPRPLAASREPVAVVITPDGRKLIVANHLPAGPAIGAAAAAVVCVIDIATGKSVEVALPDGSTGLRGVCLSPDGAYAAVTHILARHHLPTTQLDRGWMNTNALSVIETASASLLNTVLLDDLDRGAANPWGVAWSADGKQICVSHAGTNEFSVIDAPAMLAKLAEAAKAGPARSAEVRNDLAFLAGIRRRVALKGVGPRGVVFAGANAIAAEYFTDTLAVLDPSRPGAKAVSVAVGPAPKESPPRRGERLFNDALSCFQNWQSCASCHPDVRADALNWDLLNDGYGNAKNTRSLLLTHQAAPVMISGVRAKSADAVRAGIRHIQMSGMDEAAAADIEAYLRSLAPVPSPRLVGGKLSESALRGEKLFESAGCAACHSGALGTDEKPHDIGLTDAKGPTKFYTTKLTEVWRTAPYLFDGRAATMTDVLTKFNPNDKHGITSKLTKQQLDDLAEYVLSR